Part of the Peromyscus leucopus breed LL Stock chromosome 6, UCI_PerLeu_2.1, whole genome shotgun sequence genome, CTTAAGAGAAGAGACCTGCTTGGTTCCTCAACATTCAGAGATGCCAAAGAAAGGTAAGACCCTCAACTCAGCTCACACATCTTTGCATTGCCCTCTGACAACATTTGGGAATGTTTTCCTGTTAGACTCTCAAGGCTTTCTTGGACCAACAACATCTCACATGTGCCATGACTATGAAATCTGGAAAATTATTACTATTTCTTTTATCACTGAGGATTTAGTGAGAGCTtgaacatgctagacaagtactctactactgaaTGACATCCCTGTTAATTAGAGAAGTTAAGAGACATGTTTCCCCTGTCTTTTCCATCCTACCAGAATGATATTGTCACAGACTCATTCTTGCCACAAATATATGTGTACTCATGTTTTTACTGAGTCTACATGAAGTCTTCAGAGTTATCATACATCtgtgaaaaaaatcagagaaaactctCGCCATCAAGGAACCCATGTTTCACTGAGGAAAGTAAGAACATGAGCAAGTAACTAATGAAGTGTGTACGGAAGTGAGAGGGAAAAGATGAGGAATGGAGTAGACATATTTACATAttgtgggaacacacacacacacacacacacacacacacacacacacacgcacacacacacacacacacacacacctttccagACCATGGTACTTAGAAAAAATTGAAATTGCAGGTGATGCTGATATTAGAATGATTTTTCTATGAAaccaaataatgaaaaaataatgtgCTAGTTTGGAAAGAATGGTCAGTAAATTAAAACCAATAAAATTAATAAGCACTTTCAGAGCCTAGCTCTCTGCTAACACAGCCTTTTTCTCTGATCCagtgatatttaaaaatttttttttggaattataaatctctaaataaaaattttcttgttttttgactGGTAGTATCTTCAATAATGATAACTCATTAACACTGTGAGTTTTTTGTAGACTTTATATTATTTCCATGTCAACTTGATCCATTACAGAGTGAGCCAATTTGCACATATCCACCTTATAtggcacacatataaacatgcaggTATCCCGCATAGTGAAGAATACAGTCACTCCTCTGTCTGACcagtctgtctctttctgctttcatatTGGTTCTTACATAATTAAAATCCATGTTTCTGCTCCAGCCAGGCACCTGGCCTTTCCAAACTCCTGCCAAGTTCCCATGCAGGACTCCGGTGAGAGACTGGTATGAACTGGCCTCTGGCTGTATGTTGGTTCCTGAGAGTGCAAAGCAAATTCCCATCCCCTTGGTTTCTCACTTTACTGCAGCATGCCCCAGTATCACTCCACGGTCTGCTTGGGAAGCCAGAGAGACACACTGCCCTCAAATGAACCTCCCAGCCAAATTTGTCATCATCATCCACACTGCTGGAAAAAGCTGCAATGAATCTGTGGACTGCTTGGTTCGTGTCAGAGACACACAGTCTTTTCACATAGACAATCAAGATTTCTGTGACATTGCATATAAGTAAGTGGGAAACAGCCCTTTCTCTTCAGAGCCATGGAAGGCAAAGCTGGGGAGCTCAGGTGTTTTACGCAGGCGCCATACTTTATTCTCCCGAGATTCTGGACTGGGTATCATTCAGGCTACCGTTTGGGCTACCTAACCTCTCAGGCATGTTCTCCAGTTCTTCCAGATCAGAAAGACTGAAAATACTGCGTAAGAGGCAGTGAGAAAATAAGGAGGGCAGAGTAGAGGTGTGCTTTCTTAGGTACCCTGCTCTCACCAGCAAGGGGTGTTGGCCCTGGCCAGTCCTAGCTTGTTTTCTCTGATGTTAGAACCTTACGGGTTTTCTACTACCCACCACACAGGACTTGTAACCCCTCTGGGCTCATTTGTCTCATGTCTACGGTATGGACAACATTTTCTGTTTGAAGACAGGGATGAAGATCAAATAGTCTCTTCTGGTGCCTTTCACACCAGGATTAAATTAAAGAAACATAGTAATCTGTTGAGACACAGAGGACATTTGGGAGATGCCTCGTACTTTTCATAGGTTGGACTTGGGGTTAGACTACAATAGACCTAGGTTGTTTATTAGGGACTTACACAAGGAATCTTGTGACTGGCCTCAGATGGGTTTGCTTCTGCAGTGTGCCACTGATGTTCTAGCTGTGTCTGTCCCTCTACCTCTTTGTTACGGGCAGCCTTTGTGTGTAGGAGAGAACCTGCTTCATTTTTCAGGTGGTGGAGTATATGAAGGAGTTGACTGGAATATCGAAGGTTCTGCAAATATGTATGTGCGCCACATGCAGACCTGgttcctgcagaggtcagaagagggtgttggatcccctgcaactggagttacaaatggttgtgagccactatgtgggtgctgggaaccaaacccatgtccagtgcaagagcatcaagtactcgcaactgtggagccatctctccagcctcctggctATGATTTTAAGAGTGAATTGGAGGGAGGCAAAACTCTGGGCAGGGCACTGTTATAGTAATCCAAGTTGGAGCTGGATAGTGACCGTTGGACAGGAGTAGTGGAAGAATTTAAAAGCTATGTAAAAGACATAATTGATGAGCCATGGGTAGTGGTTaaatggggctgggggagggaaatGAGGGATTTAAGATGGCACTTCATTTTCTGGCTGCAGAACATGCAAAAGGCAAGTAGTTTCTTTGACATGTTGGCTTTTACAGATACTAGTTAAAGCCGTGGGAGGGGATAACTGCTTAATCTGGGTGAATTATTCAGTGGGAGGGGAGAACAGCTAGACCAGGGTCCTAAGGAGGAAGCATAGGGTTCTGAGGAACACAATAGTTAAGGAAAGGTAGGAAAGATGGCAGTGACCCAAGGAAGAACTGCAAAGGAGAGAGACTAAGGAGGGCATTGGCTGTGGAAGCCTGGAAGGAGAAAGCTTCGGGACCAGAATGCTCAATGGTCAGCATGCCCATTGCTCACAGTGTCGCGGAGGTCTAGAGTCACCTTGGTTGAGTCagattcagtgctggggatgaaggCAGAGTACAGAGCTGTGGTTTTGCTTCTGATTTCTGCACATTGGCACATACAGAACATCTAGACAAAATGTCATAAATGAAAGAACAGATTAATAATTACAGGAATGACTGGAGAAAATTGTGCTCCTCagactttcttattttcttttacccAATCCTAGCTTTCTAGTGGGCCAGGATGGTGGAGTGTATGAAGGAGTTGGCTGGAATATCGAAGGTTCTCACACCTATGGATACAATGACATTGCATTAGGAATTGCCTTCATGGGAAACTTTGTAGGTAAGATATAAGTGGGGCAGAGAGTTCTGCCTGATGAAGCATCATGTGGATACTCAGGAAAAATGGGCAAATGGAGACAGCACTGTGACACTGGAAGTACATGGTAGCATCCacagaatattctagaaaattcTCAGTAAAGAATTACTGCTACTAGGAGCATCTCCCAAATAGAATATTTGCCTCCAATTCACCCACATTCTTCCCAAATTATCTCACTTTATGTCCATACCCAAGGcaagcaaaggagaaaaaaaaaagtcttttgaaaATTTTGGTACCTTTACATCTCATTTGGGAAATGTGTGTCCTTCCTTAGTAACCATGGCAATAATGTTGGGATGCATCATTGCCTGTGATGACATAGCAGAGGATAATCCTGTGAGCTGTATCTGTTCTGCACATACTGAGAAACTGTGCCATGCTAAGTTTTCCAGAGCAGTTTTgaattttctaaagaaattttGGCCAGATGGAATTAGGAAACACAATAGTTTTGCCTTTGCTTTGTGCCTAATTAGTTGTTGGCTATGGTGATTGTGGGACAGGCTAGGGTGGGAGATGGGGAAGACTGGAATCTTGGTGCCTGATTTTGCCATAGCCAAGCAgctttgagattttgttttcagctttgagattcccaggggagtccttgccctggaggagatgggaatgggaggtgtgttggggaggagggcgggggcggggatgggaggagggaggacaggggaatccatggctaatatgtaaaattaaattataaaataaaaaagagagatctTAATGATGATGGGTAAATATGTTTTGCAGAAAAGCCTCCAAATAAAGCCGCTCTGGAAGCAGCTCAGGACCTGATCCAGTGTGCCGTGGCCAAGGGGTACCTGACCCACAACTACCTGCTAATGGGCCACAGTGATGTGTCCAACATCCTGTCCCCTGGCCAGGCATTGTATGACATCATCAAGACATGGCCTCACTTCAAGCACTGAGGGAGGCCCCAGTCCCATCCGAGGATgctcttcctcctgctgggtgTCTGTCCTTACCTCCCACCTTGGCTCAGCACCTCTGGCCCGCTCTCTTCACTGCCTCATCTAGTTCCCTTTTCTTGTGTGTTACAGTTACAGCATCCTCTCTTATTGACATTCTCCAGTGTCTCCCAAGCTGGGCACTTACCATCCACAGGGGCTGGGTgccacttcctctctcttccttcctctcccaagaGCACTCA contains:
- the Pglyrp3 gene encoding peptidoglycan recognition protein 3, coding for MLPWLLIFSVLDLLVYGSPTIVSREEWGSSSLTCRAPLSLPVAYLITEQLTRMECQDQTTCSQMVRVLQSHSLYNKGWCDLAFNFLVGDDGNVYEGVGWHVQGLRAQGYSNVSLSIAFFGSKIGSSPSPTALSAAKDLISRAIQDGYLSPRYIQPLLLREETCLVPQHSEMPKKACPSITPRSAWEARETHCPQMNLPAKFVIIIHTAGKSCNESVDCLVRVRDTQSFHIDNQDFCDIAYNFLVGQDGGVYEGVGWNIEGSHTYGYNDIALGIAFMGNFVEKPPNKAALEAAQDLIQCAVAKGYLTHNYLLMGHSDVSNILSPGQALYDIIKTWPHFKH